From Coccinella septempunctata chromosome 4, icCocSept1.1, whole genome shotgun sequence, a single genomic window includes:
- the LOC123312491 gene encoding period circadian protein: protein MPHLNDVLMHGNISFPIRPYYIMESENGTADTKVSDSGYSNSNSNSQRSASSKSRHSGSNSSRSSGYCGTTIPDGSDTGPQIPKRNKEKEHKKKKLKSASNNYDELFEVNNFITLQSEINCKDASKELSFTDVQIIIPNLETPKQADDAQKSADEKAAASHSTAESNKVETEKKEQTGDEVSKTEKEEKTEIIIEVDEIEPDQIPSSDKNTEFQPENGFCCVISINDGVVLYTTPSLTSVLGFPKDMWLGRSFIDFVHPKDRETFSSQVTMGIALPLVNLEDVKNSLHVCLRKYRGLKSTGFGVVEKSVSYQTFHLTVTFKRVADGPDKKFTDNNSNMFLVVVAVPVNSAFKLPDEKKKSNKFGMKHTSTCMFSHVDPDVVTNFGFLPQDMVGKSVFDFYHPEDMPLLKEVYESVMRMSQIAGSVFRSKPYRFAVQNGGFALIETKWSSFVNPWSRRLEFVIGLHRILQGPKNPQVFDLPKDDERKHISDEVMKNAKIIQSEILQLLNKEIARPKEVAKHQVSKRCKDLANFMESLMTEVKKCNLQLEVPHDSDLTVSERDSVMLGEISPHHDYEDSKSSSETPPSYNQLNYNENIERFFQSKPKTTASDGSAERDCTMANNSEADVEGKTSSYVNDNSHNQKCLSPIQNSGTSGSGSAGNLSSESSHLLEFRTPSAKSSDSYKPPPLTEDILHNLSLRRHNEYMEKIMIKKHKEYRSTNKETKKNRDKAEKLLYSADKANFEDKDNTINYNQGVKRAGSHSWEGDNHKVSKHKHQITSMNNTLTPDSPTNNSPPKNTNIPAQNLPNAPSNGNYQHPVISDVNLWPPFSVTVTPISNSNCNIATTAGGTGFHSGMFPVYYLPTQRTLPDYFNSSNPTRYQVHYMPGMMYNYNAIFPDPQPIMCFPVPLVPHPVHSSITPISQDAHQTNGIHMNNSVQASLNPELKSSPSGGVTNAQFQRPASQATSVKAEPGSAMGSISSASVANKALSECSRKDLVLPSVCSPSSPLVSPPAGDGDMENYNMNAKSKDAMKIQSDYRDNTTMDEGSSYYSSSYSSFFKTDTGSGSNDDSNTMDIKNLTSDDNSWRKNKNFPIRKRDPPWLKSVSVNPDLVYRYQMAVKDVENILEADLKALNGMKQPEAVNNQLSQLYHQMERGGKPKKITSDEAFLTSSSSSSDEPSFTNIPKEGKKKKSYSSLIMLYEENAPLPSPDK from the exons GAAACATTTCATTCCCGATTAGACCTTATTATATTATGGAGTCCGAAAATGGAACAGCCGATACTAAGGTTTCCGATTCTGGATATTCCAATAGTAATAGTAATTCACAGAGAAG TGCGAGTTCAAAATCTAGACATAGTGGTAGCAATTCTAGCAGAAGCAGTGGATACTGTGGTACAACAATTCCTGATGGAAG TGATACTGGGCCTCAAATTCCTAAACGTAACAAAGAGAAGGAGCACAAAAAGAAAAAACTCAAATCAGCAAGTAACAATTACGATGAACTTTTCGAAGTAAATAATTTTATAACGTTACAAAGTGAAATTAACTGCAAGGATGCTTCGAAAGAATTATCTTTCACAG ATGTCCAAATCATCATCCCAAATCTAGAAACACCCAAACAAGCTGATGATGCGCAAAAGTCTGCAGATGAAAAAGCGGCTGCATCCCACTCTACAGCAGAATCAAACAAAG ttGAAACTGAAAAGAAGGAGCAAACTGGAGATGAGGTATCGAAAACCGAGAAGGAAGAAAAGACTGAAATTATAATCGAAGTAGACGAAATAGAACCAGATCAAATTCCGTCATCTGACAAGAACACTGAATTTCAACCTGAG AATGGATTTTGCTGTGTTATATCAATCAACGATGGGGTCGTCCTTTACACTACACCCAGTTTAACCTCAGTATTGGGTTTTCCAAAAGATATGTGGCTTGGCAGATCATTCATCGATTTCGTTCATCCTAAAGACAGAGAAACATTTTCCAGTCAAGTGACCATGGGAATAGCTTTGCCGTTAGTGAACTTAGAAG ATGTGAAAAATTCGCTTCATGTCTGTCTTCGAAAATACAGAGGTTTGAAATCCACGGGGTTTGGAGTAGTTGAAAAATCCGTGTCCTATCAGACCTTTCACCTAACGGTTACCTTCAAGAGGGTCGCAGATGGCCCAGACAAAAAATTTACAGACAACAACTCCAATATGTTCCTAGTTGTAGTAGCAGTTCCTGTGAATTCCGCTTTCAAAT TACCTGATGAAAAGAAGAAATCCAACAAATTCGGTATGAAACATACCTCTACCTGCATGTTTAGTCATGTTGACCCAGACGTTGTCACCAATTTTGGTTTTCTACCACAAGACATGGTGGGAAAatcagtttttgatttttacCATCCTGAGGATATGCCACTCCTGAAGGAAGTTTATGAATCAg TTATGAGAATGAGCCAAATAGCTGGATCAGTCTTCAGAAGTAAACCATATCGTTTCGCCGTACAAAATGGAGGTTTTGCTCTAATAGAAACTAAATGGTCGAGCTTTGTTAATCCCTGGTCAAGACGTTTGGAATTTGTTATAGGTCTACATAGAATACTGCAG GGTCCTAAGAATCCTCAGGTTTTCGACCTTCCAAAAGATGATGAGAGGAAGCATATTTCGGATGAGGTGATGAAAAACGCTAAAATCATACAAAGCGAAATTTTGCAGCTGCTCAATAAA GAAATCGCTAGACCAAAAGAAGTAGCGAAGCATCAAGTTTCAAAACGTTGCAAAGACCTCGCCAATTTCATGGAATCTTTGATGACCGAAGTCAAAAAATGTAATCTTCAACTGGAAGTGCCTCATGACTCTGATCTCACAGTGTCG GAAAGAGATTCAGTGATGTTGGGAGAAATTTCACCTCACCACGATTACGAAGATAGTAAATCTTCCTCTGAGACACCACCAAGTTACAATCAACTCAACTATAACGAAAACATCGAAAGGTTTTTCCAGAGTAAACCAAAAACTACAGCCTCAGATGGGAGTGCTGAGAGAGATTGTACAATGGCAAACAATTCGGAGGCTGATGTTGAAGGAAAAACTTCTTCCTACGTTAATGATAATTCACACAATCA AAAGTGCCTTTCCCCTATTCAAAATAGTGGTACTTCTGGAAGCGGTAGTGCTGGTAATTTAAGCTCAGAAAGTAGCCATCTTCTAGAATTCAGAACACCAAGTGCTAAATCGAGTGATTCCTACAAACCACCCCCTCTAACTGAAGACATTCTTCACAA CCTTTCTCTTCGTAGACACAATGAGTATATGGAAAAAATCATGATCAAAAAGCATAAGGAGTATAGATCGACAAACAAGGAGACTAAAAAGAATAGAGATAAAGCCGAAAAATTGCTATATAGTGCAGATAAAGCGAATTTCGAAGATAAGGAT AACACAATCAACTATAATCAAGGCGTAAAGCGGGCTGGATCCCATTCTTGGGAAGGTGATAACCATAAAGTATCGAAACATAAACACCAGATAACTTCAATGAATAATACATTAACCCCAGACTCTCCGACGAATAATTCACCTCCCAAAAACACCAACATACCTGCACAAAATCTTCCGAACGCCCCTTCGAATGGAAATTACCAGCATCCAGTG ATAAGCGATGTTAATCTGTGGCCTCCATTCTCAGTTACTGTCACACCAATCAGTAACAGTAACTGTAATATAGCAACAACGGCAGGAGGAACAGGATTTCATTCGGGAATGTTCCCTGTTTATTATCTACCTACCCAAAGAACTTTACCGGATTATTTCAATTCATCCAATCCAACAAGATATCAAG TTCATTATATGCCTGGGATGATGTACAACTACAACGCGATATTTCCTGATCCGCAACCAATCATGTGTTTTCCGGTCCCATTAGTACCACATCCCGTACATTCATCAATAACTCCGATATCCCAAGACGCCCACCAAACCAATGGGATTCATATGAACAATTCCGTTCAGGCGTCTCTGAATCCAGAACTGAAATCAAGCCCTTCTGGTGGCGTCACAAATGCTCAATTCCAAAGACCAGCTTCTCAAGCTACAAGCGTCAAAGCAGAACCAGGAAGTGCGATGGGATCAATTTCTTCAGCCAGTGTCGCCAACAAG GCCCTGTCAGAATGTTCGCGAAAAGATTTAGTCTTACCATCAGTATGTTCCCCAAGCTCACCTCTAGTTAGTCCACCTGCTGGTGATGGTGATATGGAAAATTACAACATGAATGCAAAG AGCAAGGATGCTATGAAAATACAAAGTGATTATCGTGACAACACAACAATGGATGAAGGAAGCAGCTACTACTCATCttcatattcttcctttttCAAAACCGACACCGGTTCTGGATCCAACGATGATTCAAACACTATGGATATCAAAAATTTGACGAGCGATGAT AACTCGtggagaaaaaataaaaacttccCAATCAGAAAGAGGGATCCCCCTTGGCTCAAATCTGTATCAGTCAACCCTGATCTAGTATATAGGTACCAAATGGCCGTCAAGGATGTAGAAAACATTCTGGAAGCGGATCTTAAAGCTTTGAACGGAATGAAACAA CCTGAAGCTGTCAACAATCAATTAAGCCAACTATACCATCAGATGGAACGGGGAGGAAAACCCAAAAAAATAACCTCTGACGAAGCTTTTTTGACTTCGAGCAGCAGTAGTAGCGACGAACCTTCTTTCACCAACATTCCTAAA gaaggaaaaaagaaaaaatcttacAGTTCACTGATCATGCTCTATGAAGAGAATGCCCCATTACCTTCGCCCGATAAATAA
- the LOC123311997 gene encoding regucalcin-like has translation MAPKIERIIENIELGEGPHWDISAQVLYFVDIFSKTINKYDPSTKKHTKAHFDTYVSFIIPVEGEVNKFVVGLGRHIVFVVWDGESDKVEEIKMLAEVDHQSPESMENRLNDAKCDTSGRLWAGTMGVEKINGQVKPNMGSFYSYADRKLKKHFNQIGISNGLAWSRDNKKLFYIDSMKGTIDQLDFDSSNGDISNRRTLFTFEKNQLNGCLPDGMTIDEDENLWVACFNGNKVIKIDSKNPETLLDTISLPAKQVTSVAWGGSNLDELYVTSAKFLVDGIVLNPPDHGSIYKITGLGTKGLPMSNFRF, from the exons ATGGCACCTAAAATTGAGAGAATCATCGAGAATATAGAGCTAGGTGAAGGACCACATTGGGATATCTCAGCTCAAGTACTCTACTTTGTAGATATTTTTTCCAAAACTATCAACAAATATGATCCTTCAACTAAAAAACACACCAAAGCCCACTTCG atacCTACGTTTCGTTCATTATTCCTGTCGAAGGAGAGGTGAATAAATTTGTAGTAGGATTAGGTAGACATATTGTTTTTGTTGTTTGGGATGGTGAAAGTGATAAagttgaagaaataaaaatgttGGCTGAAGTGGATCATCAGTCTCCTGAAAGTATGGAAAATAGACTCAACGATGCAAAATGTGATACGTCCGGAAGACTGTGGGCAG GAACTATGGGTgttgagaaaatcaatggacAAGTGAAGCCGAACATGGGATCATTTTACAGTTATGCAgacaggaaattgaaaaaacatttcaatcaaATTGGAATTTCAAATGGTCTTGCCTGGAGTAGAgataataaaaaacttttttatataGATTCCATGAAAGGAACAATTGATCAGTTAGACTTTGACTCGTCAAATGGTGATATCT cTAATAGAAGAACACTATTCACATTCGAGAAGAACCAGTTGAATGGTTGTTTACCAGATGGTATGACAATTGATGAAGACGAAAACTTATGGGTAGCTTGTTTCAATGGAAACAAAGTAATTAAAATCGACTCAAAAAATCCTGAGACTTTATTGGACACTATATCTTTACCAGCTAAACAG GTGACTTCAGTCGCATGGGGTGGATCAAATTTGGATGAACTTTATGTGACCTCTGCGAAATTCTTGGTAGATGGTATAGTTCTGAATCCCCCAGACCACGGGAGCATCTACAAAATTACTGGACTGGGCACTAAGGGATTACCAATGTCAAATTTCAGGTTCTAA